One window from the genome of Alosa alosa isolate M-15738 ecotype Scorff River chromosome 15, AALO_Geno_1.1, whole genome shotgun sequence encodes:
- the si:dkey-52l18.4 gene encoding uncharacterized protein si:dkey-52l18.4: protein MGPFLGCYLILTLMYNNWGCCAEECHTVKARRDNKVVSEGRSLLLSCDVQHCGVSGWTGGWGVHKEVTFSFLQASARIHIYNENLSNNSTRLNINFISTNKSDSGAYQCLINWRENGSSNGHVTIVNVTDAHPNLEEQSERRIVSLRVFLLICACISFPLAVALVRCLQRPVSPVVPPRSYFANGQMDRPREPMYAVLGLENVGHKGLSSKYKDHLSCTLPYACSSLSSAGKNPYPKRATKTFLQWVRRSSESKLYKQIVVNLTSTDIWEEMGLQKRFEDG, encoded by the exons ATGGGACCATTCCTTGGCTGCTACCTAATACTAACCTTGATGTACAATAATTGGG GCTGTTGTGCAGAGGAATGCCATACTGTGAAGGCACGTCGAGACAATAAAGTCGTGTCTGAGGGCAGAAGCTTGTTACTCTCATGTGATGTTCAGCACTGTGGCGTGAGCGGTTGGACTGGAGGATGGGGAGTCCACAAGGAAGTCACTTTCAGCTTCTTACAAGCCTCAGCCAGGATTCACATTTACAACGAAAACTTGTCTAACAATAGTACCCGCCTTAACATCAACTTTATTAGCACTAACAAATCAGACAGTGGGGCATATCAGTGTCTCATCAACTGGAGAGAAAACGGCAGCAGCAATGGACAtgtaacaattgttaatgtCACCGATG CCCACCCTAATCTAGAGGAACAATCTGAGAGGAGGATTGTGTCTCTGAGAGTATTTCTGTTAATCTGCGCCTGCATCTCGTTTCCTCTTGCCGTGGCACTGGTTCGTTGTCTGCAACGCCCAGTTTCTCCTGTGGTCCCACCTCGCTCATACTTTGCCA ATGGACAGATGGACAGGCCACGTGAG CCAATGTATGCAGTGCTGGGCCTGGAGAACGTGGGGCACAAAGGCCTCAGCAGCAAATACAAGGATCACCTGTCATGTACTCTTCCATACGCCTGTAGCAGCCTGTCGAGTGCAGGGAAAAATCCATATCCAAAGCGAGCTACAAAAACATTTCTACAGTGGGTTAGGAGATCCAGTGAGAGCAAGCTCTACAAGCAAATTGTTGTCAACCTGACAAGTACTGACATCTGGGAAGAGATGGGTCTTCAAAAGCGTTTTGAAGATGGATAA